CAACACTACCGACAACAACGTTGGGTAAGTTCCATACTGGCAATCCTCTTCACGCACATAGATGGGTGCGGTGAGGGTGGTAGGTCAACGCGTTAAGTCAGTTAACGGTCATATCTACTCTTTGAATGAGGGTTTTTTTCGTGCCGCCTttcaacaaaacacagaaactgTATACTATCTAGACTTTGATGTTTACGTATACAGCTAGATCGATGTCCAAACGTCCGCACCGCGTACCTTGGAAGCTGGTACTTTTCGCCGAATGGCCGTTATACATGATACAggatatatatagagagatacAGATACTATCGATGATActattagcctggttaccaaaccccagcccgatctcaagtatctatcgtgcagaggtctggcaggatgacataggaactcttctcaattttgccccttctagtgggcaaaaaactccaccaatagaacagtagcaggatcagcaggaggcaattacaccctaccatgattggttaaagaccccgaactgtattttttgaatccataacagtgaccactaagtacctgattcgctactgtgatagcctgctgatcAACTgaggtgtgttgtagctggctacctgtggtgtgagtggtcatcaatcctaggttctcctccctctgatcaagggccttcgagaacctttctacagccatcctgccagaccccaacacgaaagatatctgaggttggggtatggtatccaggctatgatACTATTCGTCATGACAAACAAAATGATGTAATTTTGTACCGTCTACAGAATCCAGGTCGTCTTGGCTGTTCCCAAAGGTGGAGAAAACGGAGTTTGTGTTCAGGACAGCAGTCGTAGGAAGAGAGACGTGGAGGACAACTCCCTTCACCGGGAAAAACGTGCGGTCACCACGCCTTCGCCCACAGTGGCGCCGGACCTGGTCTTCCTCGACCCGTCACTCGTGAAGACGGTACTGGACACACCTGGTTTCAGGACAAGTATGAATGTAAGCAACATTAAGTGGTAATGTTGCCGTATGATAACAAAGAACCTTTAGTTTGCTTTGAAATAAAGAATCGGTCTAACAAAGGTGGAACAGTATAAAGACTGATTTCCAAGACTGACCATAAGAGAACGTGAAACAAAGAACTAAATAGCTTCACAATCGCAAAACTCACAGAAGGTTTTCTGCATTCGCTTACGTTATCTCATATGGCAGTGATATAACGAGATGATCGCTACTATGCCAACAGAATAGCGGCTATTCGAAGCAGGACACAGTtgacaaggctggactccaggctagccGTGGTTGAGTATTTACGTATTTGGAGAGTCAGATGGGCCCTATACCTACCAATGGCCTCAGCAATCCTTTAGTCTAACGACAGGTACATTTCTGTACTCATGTTGACTTTTTTATGACTTACCACCCTTCAGAATGATCTTGGACTGTTGGTTGGACTTGTGGCAGTCCTGGAGGAAAGCGAGTGTGAGGTTGGTGGTGACCTCCAGCCCTGGGTCATCGGCCTCATCACCATCACAGCCTTCCTCACCCTCCTGCTCATCATCGCCGCTATCGTCATGTGTGTCAACGGGTGAGTACACACAACACAGGTTATCTCTTTCTCTGTAGTGTCTCTGTCTGAGGAAAGACCGTGGTCTCGTCCTTGGAGTACAGACTATAGAAGGGTAGGTGAAAGCTAACGAAGATATAGGACTAAAGACACCACTTTCGTTTCAGCAAAATTATCATATATACGTCCCTAATATACAACGAGTTCAGCAAACGTTCTGCTCTCAGACTATATGTATAGCTTCCATATTCAGAGAATAACATGATGGTGCACTGTGCTGACTTAAGATTTGACCAGCGATGGCTGTTTGAAAACACGATTTCAAGTGTCAATTCCTGTCCCAATGTGCAAGTTGTCATCCTTAGCCAGACGTCGGCTTGGTAACACGGTATTTGTGACTTGAATAAATTGAGAGCACACGCACCGCCATGGTATGGAGGAACACACCCAtgacttgttttctttcatgCCATAACAGAAAGAAGAACAAAGACTACAGCAGACAGTGGGCCTCCAAGACAAGAGTTACACCAGTTGCGCAGTAGGCATACCACAGCAGCATGCCGAATGTACAAGACTAGCACCACGCTAAATGTCCACTGCGGAAAGGGTGACTAATTGTAGAAGACATAGTGAACGGTGTTAAGAAGTGCTTTGTTGACCTAAAGGATGTTTTTGTGATATTTCGCAAACACATCTGAGGGTCTGGATATAGAGCGTTTCCTAGTATCGTTCACTATATTATTTTCTAAAAACACTTGTATTTTCTTAAATGGGTGAGGCCGTGTGTGATAGCATGTAGATACTACCAGCAAAATCTCTGTCCTTACATGAGAATCTCAGCGGAGTATAAGGTGTTATAAACCGTACCCTAAACTCATTCAAACCGTGAATGTATATCTAAACCACGTACGCTAATTGTAATATATGGAAGCtgctatacatacatgtagaaacgTCTGGTGTTGATAGCTTAATCTATAACgctacatgtacagatgttCGCTATACGTGTCAGTCTGTGAGAACGTATCAATATCATTTCTCAAATCACACCATAACGTTAAGTATAATGCATGACACATCTAAGCGCTTCAGTATAAAATCACGTGGACTTGTTTGATAGGCTAAGATGACACTACTAGGCTAGCGTTGGCCGCCCTGCCATGTGACTTTGCTTTAACATCATTACCATGTCGGGTGAATTGCCGGACCAAGCCATTAAGTGCTTTTAACAAACAACTTAATATCCCTCACATCCTAATAATACTGAATATCAACAGCTGACTTACAGTTACAGTGGCTACGATACATTCTAGTCTGTACAACGGAAGACAGGGTACAGAAGTACAAACGGTACATAAACACATCATACGTCCCTTAGCTAGTGTCACTGCAGACAGTAGAGGACGTCCGGCACCCTAACAGAAGTGTCAAATTACTGAGCGGTTTACCTGTATCAATACAGCGTTGTAAATACCTCATCGACCTAGTTTTATGCCTAAAATGCAAAGAATGAACAAATAAACTATTCTGTCAATAAAGTTTGTGTCTTTAGGTAGACTTATGTGCAAGAGATATGATACTGCAGGGGCAGTGATGTGATGTATAACACCGGCTGCCACACTCAAGTTGACGAAGAGGCAAAGTTACGAAATGCATGAGCTACTAGTAGTCTTGCATATCCTCTCCATTTGTATTAGTTCTGCACAAAATCAGTAATTGAAAATTTCAACATGCTGTAATGACTCAggaattgcaaaaaaacattgAATCTCCAGTTCTGTCTTTAAAATAGAAACATACAATATTGTTGGACCAAAGATCAGTTTTTCATGTTCATAAACCATCTGGATGTGGAAGAGAATTTTCACCTGAAATACCATGCAATGTCTGTAGTGTAAATAGCTTGTTGCCTTTAAAAGCTATTTTTGAATGTGTCATCTTGTCTGTTGTAAGTGATAATTATaattaatgtacattgtattgtgcATGCAGTGAATAAAATTCACAATGGTGTAAAATGACACTAATTCATGTTTGTTTTCCCTGTATTCAAGTTGGTAGAATGACCTACATTacagctacattttgacaaCAAAGGATGCAAGAGGTAAAAGCACCAAGTTTGGAAGCACAGCACTTTGATGGGTACATTCTTTTGAGCATTAGCCTGCCCGTAGAGCATTTAAGGTCTATCCTTGGGTAAAaataaatacagtagaagctgcttaattgcacggcctatttgccagcgaatttggtgcaattatccggctggtgcaataatgcgaagttatctagctggaccgcaccggttttgGATTTTagaattccgtgcagttaacagaagtgtgcgttaatccgttgtgcaattaactggcttccactgtactggTTGAATATTGTTGAAGGACAGAAACAACATTTGGTTATGTTttagtttttcttttacaaGAAGGTTATCTTCAGTACAGGACAGTAAGTATGTTCCAGATGTCAATTTTTCTCCTCCATTATGATTTTAACACCTTTCGATTTTAAACACTGTGAGTTAGCGACTTATTCAGATCATATCTCCATGAACATAAAATCTGCTACGGTAATAAAATtctttgattgaaaaaaaaggacaaaatgaCGGCCAACTACGATTTGCAACAAAGATTGTGGGTGTTGCATGACAACACAACATGGACAGTGTCTTTCACAATAAATCTAACAGATATTAGCCAGTCCCTATCAACTGAATGTTTCCCCAcaatacaatactagtactctcATCTAAAGGTATCATAGTACATCTGTACCTATGGAACATAGCAAGTAACACAAAGTATATCAGCCATAAATACAAGTATGATGATTTAAACACCACTGGTTCCAAGAAATATGAAGTGAAAGTATAAACATGAATCAAAATTTGTCATTGTTCCATCTTCTTAAACAGATGTCTATCAATGTTTACATGGAAACATCACATGTACTGTAGATACTGGATTCTGATCCCATTCTAAATCTCCTTgacattttcaatcattttaccTAGCACTTATTGTCCAGTAAGCTGCCTTCACATCAGAAAATAAAGTCACCTTCATAGAAGATAAAGCAAAACCAAACAGGAAAAAGAAGAGTTCCATTCACTATTGAGAATGGATAAAGCAAAACCAAACAGGAAAAAGAAGAGTTCCATTCACTATTGAGAATGGGTTTAAATTGTATGACCCCAATAAACCAGACAACACTATAATAGAATATTTAGCTGCTATAATACTGGTAGCTCAGTAAACAGAACTTCCAGAAAATGTAACATTCAATCATGCTTTCATTCTCCATTTGTTATTTATAGTCCATTTAAATGAACACACAAAGTTTCTACTTGCATAGAAAATAACAATCCTtcacaacaataaacaaatgttcaacAAATTCTACACCAATTCAAGATTCTAGAGATACATAATATCAATGAATAAtccaaacattttctttatttacagaAATTTGCTTCTAAATCATTTCTTGTTTCTACCTTGTCTCAAAACATTTGAATTCCATTGGCATTACAGGCAGCCAGCAAGCAATAAGCactgtagtttgtttgtttgtttgttcctttaGCATGTCTCTGCCTTGCTCTATCCATTCAGT
This genomic stretch from Branchiostoma floridae strain S238N-H82 chromosome 13, Bfl_VNyyK, whole genome shotgun sequence harbors:
- the LOC118428517 gene encoding uncharacterized protein LOC118428517, coding for MTGAKVFLVHSKESSKDRTHSARLNIVGAAISKIGPKKSRIKELIRDSANEFCKNSENAESCCKGISYVSLASGNLIPITSAAAEEYVFLLRVDGDESNTTDNNVGIQVVLAVPKGGENGVCVQDSSRRKRDVEDNSLHREKRAVTTPSPTVAPDLVFLDPSLVKTVLDTPGFRTSMNNDLGLLVGLVAVLEESECEVGGDLQPWVIGLITITAFLTLLLIIAAIVMCVNGKKNKDYSRQWASKTRVTPVAQ